A window of the Equus asinus isolate D_3611 breed Donkey chromosome 20, EquAss-T2T_v2, whole genome shotgun sequence genome harbors these coding sequences:
- the NUMA1 gene encoding nuclear mitotic apparatus protein 1 isoform X7 — protein MTLHATRAAALLSWVNSLRVADPVDAVPQLQDCSIFIKIVDSIHGTDEGQQILQQPVPERLDFVCSFLQKNRKHPSSPECLVSVQKVMEGSELELAKMTMLLLYHSTMSSKSPRDWDQFEYKIQAELAIILKFVLDHEDGLNLNEDLEKFLQKASVPSTCSSTISEELSPPSHQAKREVRFLELQKVASSSGNNFLSGSPASPMGDILQTPQFQMRRLKKQLADERNNRDELEMELAENRKLLTEKDAQIAMMQQRIDRLALLNEKQAASPLESRELEELRGKNESLTMRLHETLKQCQDLKTEKSQMDRKINQLSEENGDLSFKLREFASHLQQLQGALNELTEEHSRATQEWVEKQAHLEKELSTALQDKKCLEEKNEILQGKLSQLEEHLARLRENPPREKGEVLGDVLQLETLKQEAATLAANNTQLQARVEALETERGQREAKLLAERGHFEEEKQQLAGLIAELQGSLSSLSQAKEELEQASQAQGAQLSAQVATLTSELTTLNSTLQQQDQELADLKQQAKKEQAQLAQTLQQQEQASQGLRHQVEQLSSSLKQKEQQLEEATKEWEATRRDHAQQLATAAEEQEVSLRERDSALQQLEALEKEKATKLEVLQQQLQAASEARDSAQTSVTQAQREKAELSQKVEELHARVEAAHQEQCETQAQVAELKAQLRSEQQKATERERVAQEKGQLQEQVQALEESLKITKGSLEEEKRKATDTLEEQQRCISELEAEIRSLVEQHKQERKELDEEKAGRKGLEARLQQLGEAHQAEMEALRRELAEAIASQREAESECEQLAKEVATWRERYEDSQQEEAQYGAMFQEQLMTLKEECEKARQELQEAKEKVAGIEAHSELQIGRQQSELAQLHANLARALQQVQEKEVRAQKLADDLSTLQEKMAATSKEVARLEALVRKAGEQQETASSELLKEPPRAGDRESEWLEEQQGRPFCSTQAALQAMEREAEQMGSELERLRAALMESQGQQQEERGQQEREVARLTQERGRAQADLALEKAAKAELEMRLQNALNEQRVEFASLQEALAHALMEKEGRDQELAKLRGQEATQRTELRELQQTVERLKKQLAKKEEECQQSLGTTSGEDVSGSGAQSKAAGKTERKGPELGDLQAEVSKLKQQCREHQEKASSLERSLESERTSRAEQAGALETLRVQLEEKAQELGHSQDTLASAQRELATLRTKAQDHSKAEDEWKAQVARGEQEAERKNSLISSLEEEVSILNRQVLEKEGESKELKRLVIAESEKSQKLEERLRLLQAETASNSARAAERSSALREEVQTLREEAEKQRVASESLRQELASQAERAEELGQELKAWQEKFFQKEQALSALQLEHTSTQALVSELLPAKHLCQQLQAEQAAAEKRHREELEQSKQAAGGLRAELMRAQRELGELVPLRQKVAEQERAAQQLRAEKASYAEQLSMLKKAHGLLAEENRGLGERASLGRQFLEVELDQAREKYGQELAAVRADAETRLAEMQREAQSTARELEVVTAKYEGAKVKVLEERQRFQEERQKLSAQVEELSKKLADHDQASKAQQQKLKAQGGESQQEAQRLQAQLNELQAQLSQKEQAAEHYKLQMEKAKTHYDAKKQQNQELQEQLRGLEQLQKENKELRAEAERLSRELQQAGLKTKEAEQTCRHLTAQVRSLEAQVAHADQQLRDLGKFQVSTDALKSREPQAKPQLDLSIDSLDLSCEEGTPLTITSKLPRTQPDGTSIPGEPASPISQRLPPKKLDMEEPDSANSSFYSTQSAPASQAGPRATSSTQSLARLGSPDDGNSALLSLPGYRPTTRSSARRSQAGVSSGAPPAPLALPSTGRNSFYMGTCQDEPEQLDDWNRIAELQQRNRVCPPHLKTCYPLESRPSLSLATITDEEMKTGDPRETLRRASMQPTQIAEGAGITTRQQRKRVSTEPHQGPGTPESKKATSCFPRPLTPRDRHEGRKQSTTEKKAAPAVVKQADRRQSMAFSILNTPKKLGNSLLRRGTSKKAPSKASPTTRSGTRRSPRIATTTASAATAAAMAAATATPRAKGKAKH, from the exons GTGAACAGTCTGCGGGTGGCTGACCCCGTGGATGCTGTGCCGCAGCTGCAGGACTGCAGCATCTTCATCAAGATCGTTGACAGCAT CCACGGCACTGACGAGGGGCAGCAAATCCTGCAGCAGCCGGTGCCAGAGAGACTGGACTTTGTGTGCAGTTTTCTGCAGA AAAACCGAAAACATCCCTCTTCTCCAGAATGTTTGGTGTCAGTGCAGAAGGTCATGGAGGGGTCAGAGCTGGAACTGGCCAAG ATGACCATGCTGCTCTTATACCACTCCACCATGAGCTCCAAAAGTCCCAGGGACTGGGACCAATTTGAATATAAGATTCAG GCTGAGTTAGCCATCATTCTCAAATTTGTGCTGGACCATGAGGATGGGCTAAACCTGAATGAGGACCTAGAAAAATTCTTACAGAAAG CTTCTGTCCCTTCCACCTGTTCCAGCACCATCTCTGAAGAGCTCTCCCCACCCAGCCACCAGGCCAAGAGGGAGGTTCGCTTCCTAGAGCTGCAGAAGGTTGCCTCTTCCAGTGGGAACAA CTTCCTCTCAGGTTCTCCAGCCTCCCCTATGGGCGACATCCTGCAGACCCCACAATTCCAGATGAGACGGCTGAAGAAGCAGCTTGCAGATGAGAGAAATAATAGAGATGAGCTGGAGATGGAGTTGGCTGAGAACCGCAAGCTCCTCACTGAGAAGG ATGCACAGATCGCCATGATGCAGCAGCGCATTGACCGCCTGGCTCTACTGAATGAGAAGCAGGCGGCCAGCCCACTGGAGTCCAGGGAGCTTGAGGAGCTCCGAGGCAAAAATGAGAG CCTCACCATGCGGCTCCATGAAACCCTGAAGCAGTGCCAGGACCTGAAGACAGAGAAGAGCCAGATGGATCGCAAAATTAACCAGCTTTCTGAGGAGAATGGGGACCTTTCCTTTAAG CTGCGGGAGTTTGCCAGTCACCTACAGCAACTACAGGGTGCCCTCAACGAACTGACAGAGGAGCACAGCAGGGCCACTCAGGAGTGGGTGGAGAAGCAGGCCCATCTCGAAAAGGAGCTCAGCACAGCCCTGCAGGACAAG AAATGCCTTGAAGAGAAGAATGAAATCCTTCAGGGAAAACTTTCACAGCTGGAAGAACATTTGGCCCGGCTGCGGGAGAACCCACCCCGGGAGAAGGGCGAGGTGCTGGGTGATGTCTTGCAG CTGGAAACCCTGAAGCAAGAAGCAGCCACTCTTGCTGCAAACAACACCCAGCTCCAAGCCAGGGTGGAGGCACTGGAGACGGAGCGGGGCCAGCGGGAAGCCAAGCTGCTTGCTGAGCGGGGCCActttgaagaagaaaagcagcagcttGCTGGCCTGATTGCCGAGCTGCAGGGCTCCCTGTCCAGCCTTAGCCAGGCCAAGGAAGAACTGGAGCAGGCCTCCCAGGCTCAGGGGGCTCAGTTGTCTGCTCAGGTGGCCACGTTGACCTCTGAGCTCACCACCCTTAATTCCACCCTCCAGCAGCAGGATCAAGAACTGGCTGACCTGAAGCAGCAGGCCAAAAAGGAGCAGGCCCAACTAGCACAGACCCTCCAGCAGCAAGAACAGGCCTCCCAGGGCCTGCGCCACCAGGTGGAGCAGCTGAGCAGCAGCCTAAAGCAGAAGGAGCAGCAGTTGGAGGAAGCCACCAAGGAGTGGGAGGCAACCAGGCGTGACCATGCCCAGCAACTGGCCACTGCTGCTGAGGAGCAGGAGGTCTCCTTAAGGGAGAGGGACTCGGCCCTCCAGCAGCTAGAGGCATTGGAGAAAGAGAAGGCTACCAAGCTAGAGGTCCTGCAACAGCAACTTCAGGCTGCCAGTGAAGCCCGGGACAGTGCCCAGACCTCAGTGACACAGGCCCAGCGGGAGAAGGCAGAGCTGAGCCAAAAGGTTGAGGAACTCCATGCCCGTGTTGAGGCAGCCCACCAGGAGCAGTGTGAAACCCAGGCCCAGGTGGCAGAGCTAAAGGCCCAGCTGAGGTCTGAACAGCAAAAAGCAACCGAGAGAGAAAGGGTGGCCCAGGAGAAGGGCCAGCTCCAGGAGCAGGTCCAGGCCCTTGAGGAGTCCTTGAAGATCACCAAAGGCAGCCTTGAAGAGGAGAAGCGCAAGGCCACAGACACCCTGGAAGAGCAGCAGCGTTGTATCTCTGAGCTTGAGGCAGAGATCCGGAGCCTGGTGGAGCAGCATAAGCAGGAACGGAAGGAGCTGGACGAAGAGAAGGCTGGGCGCAAGGGGCTGGAGGCCCGATTACAGCAGCTTGGGGAGGCCCATCAGGCCGAGATGGAAGCCTTGCGGCGAGAGCTGGCAGAGGCCATAGCCTCCCAACGTGAGGCTGAGAGTGAGTGTGAGCAGCTTGCCAAGGAGGTGGCCACCTGGCGTGAGCGGTATGAGGATAGCCAGCAAGAGGAAGCACAGTATGGTGCCATGTTCCAGGAACAGCTGATGACCCTGAAGGAGGAATGTGAGAAGGCCCGCCAAGAACTGCAGGAGGCAAAGGAGAAGGTGGCAGGGATAGAGGCCCACAGCGAGCTCCAGATAGGCCGGCAGCAGAGTGAGCTAGCACAACTCCATGCCAACCTGGCCAGAGCCCTCCAGCAGGTCCAGGAGAAGGAGGTCAGGGCCCAGAAGCTTGCAGATGACCTTTCCACTCTGCAGGAGAAGATGGCTGCCACCAGCAAGGAGGTGGCCCGCCTGGAGGCCTTGGTGCGCAAGGCAGGTGAGCAGCAGGAAACAGCCTCCAGTGAGCTACTCAAGGAACCCCCGAGGGCAGGAGACAGAGAGTCAGAGTGGCTGGAAGAGCAGCAAGGACGCCCGTTCTGTAGCACGCAGGCTGCGCTGCAGGCCATGGAGCGTGAGGCAGAGCAAATGGGCAGTGAGCTGGAGAGGCTGCGGGCTGCGCTGATGGAGAGCCAGGGACAGCAGCAGGAGGAGCGTgggcagcaggagagggaggtggCGCGGCTGACCCAGGAGCGGGGCCGGGCCCAAGCCGATCTTGCCCTGGAGAAGGCAGCCAAGGCAGAGCTTGAGATGCGGCTGCAGAATGCCCTCAATGAGCAGCGTGTGGAATTTGCTAGCCTACAAGAGGCACTGGCCCATGCCCTGatggaaaaggaagggagagaccAGGAGTTGGCCAAGCTTCGTGGGCAGGAGGCAACCCAGAGAACAGAGCTGAGGGAGCTTCAGCAAACTGTGGAGCGACTGAAGAAACAGCTggccaagaaagaggaggagtgcCAACAGTCTCTAGGGACGACCAGTGGAGAAGATGTTTCTGGGTCAGGGGCCCAGTCTAAGGCTGCTGGAAAGACTGAGCGGAAAGGCCCTGAGCTGGGGGATCTACAGGCAGAGGTGAGCAAGCTGAAGCAGCAGTGCCGGGAGCATCAGGAGAAGGCCTCCAGCCTGGAGCGCAGCCTAGAGTCTGAGCGCACCTCCCGCGCTGAGCAGGCCGGTGCTTTGGAGACTTTGCGGGTCCAGTTGGAGGAGAAGGCCCAGGAGCTGGGGCACAGTCAGGACACCTTAGCTTCAGCCCAAAGGGAGCTGGCCACCCTCCGCACCAAGGCCCAAGACCATAGCAAAGCTGAGGATGAGTGGAAGGCCCAGGTGGCCCGGGGTGAGCAGGAGGCTGAGAGAAAGAACAGTCTCATCAGCAGCTTGGAGGAGGAGGTGTCCATCCTGAATCGCCAGGTCCTAGAGAAGGAGGGCGAGAGCAAGGAGTTGAAGCGGCTGGTTATAGCTGAGTCAGAGAAgagccagaagctggaagagaggctgcgccTGCTCCAGGCAGAGACAGCCAGCAACAGTGCCAGAGCTGCGGAACGCAGTTCTGCTCTGCGGGAGGAGGTCCAGACCCTCcgggaagaggcagagaaacagCGGGTAGCTTCAGAGAGCCTGCGGCAGGAGCTGGCCTCGCAGGCAGAGCGAGCGGAGGAGCTGGGCCAAGAATTGAAGGCATGGCAGGAGAAGTTCTTCCAGAAGGAGCAGGCCCTCTCTGCCCTGCAGCTCGAGCACACCAGCACACAGGCCCTGGTGAGTGAGTTGCTGCCTGCTAAGCACCTGTGCCAGCAGCTGCAGGCTGAGCAGGCAGCTGCTGAGAAACGCCATCGTGAGGAGCTGGAGCAAAGCAAGCAGGCAGCGGGAGGGCTGCGGGCAGAGCTGATGCGGGCCCAGCGGGAGCTGGGGGAGCTGGTGCCCCTGCGGCAGAAGGTAGCAGAGCAAGAGCGAGCAGCCCAGCAGCTACGTGCAGAGAAGGCCAGCTACGCAGAGCAGCTGAGCATGCTGAAGAAGGCTCATGGCCTGCTGGCAGAGGAGAACCGGGGGCTGGGTGAGAGAGCCAGCCTCGGCCGGCAGTTTCTGGAAGTGGAGCTGGACCAGGCCCGGGAGAAGTATGGCCAAGAACTGGCAGCTGTGCGTGCTGACGCTGAGACCCGTCTGGCTGAGATGCAGCGGGAAGCACAGAGCACTGCTCGGGAGCTGGAGGTGGTGACTGCCAAGTATGAGGGTGCCAAGGTCAAGGTCCTGGAGGAGAGGCAGCGGTTCCAGGAAGAGAGGCAGAAACTCAGTGCCCAG gtgGAAGAACTGAGTAAGAAGCTAGCTGACCACGACCAGGCCAGCAAGGCGCAGCAGCAGAAGCTGAAG gcccagggaggtgagagCCAGCAAGAGGCCCAACGCCTCCAGGCCCAGCTGAATGAGCTGCAGGCCCAGTTGAGCCAGAAGGAGCAGGCAGCTGAGCACTACAAGCTGCAG atggagaaagccaagaCCCATTATGATGCCAAGAAGCAGCAGAACCAAGAGCTTCAGGAGCAGCTGCGGGGCCTGGAGCAGCTgcagaaggaaaacaaggagCTGCGGGCTGAAGCCGAACGGCTGAGCCGTGAGCTGCAGCAGGCCGGGCTGAAGACCAAGGAGGCTGAACAGACCTGCCGCCATCTTACTGCCCAGGTGCGCAGCCTGGAAGCACAG GTTGCCCACGCAGACCAGCAGCTTCGGGACCTAGGCAAGTTCCAGGTGTCGACTGACGCCTTAAAGAGCCGGGAGCCCCAGGCTAAGCCTCAACTGGACTTGAGTATTGACAGCCTGGATCTGAGCTGTGAGGAGGGGACCCCGCTCACTATTACCAG CAAGCTGCCTCGTACCCAGCCAGACGGTACCAGCATCCCTGGAGAGCCAGCCTCGCCCATCTCCCAGCGCCTACCCCCCAAG AAGCTAGACATGGAGGAGCCAGACAGCGCCAACTCATCCTTCTATAGCACACAGTCTGCCCCTGCTTCTCAGGCTGGCCCACGAGCCACCTCTTCTACCCAGTCTCTAGCCCGCCTGGGCTCTCCGGACGATGGCAACTCAGCTCTGCTCAGCCTGCCTGGCTACCGGCCCACCACTCGCAGTTCTGCTCGTCGCTCCCAGGCTGGAGTGTCCAGTGGGGCCCCTCCAG CCCCACTTGCTCTGCCCTCCACAGGAAGGAACAGCTTCTACATGGGCACTTGCCAGGATGAGCCCGAGCAGCTGGACGACTGGAACCGAATTGCAGAGTTACAGCAGCGCAATCGAGTCTGCCCTCCGCACTTGAAGACCTGCTATCCCCTGGAGTCCAGG CCTTCCCTGAGCTTGGCTACCATCACAGATGAGGAGATGAAAACTGGTGACCCTCGGGAGACCCTGCGCCGAGCCAGCATGCAGCCAACCCAGATAGCTGAGGGCGCTGGCATCACCACCCGGCAGCAACGCAAACGAGTCTCAACAGAGCCGCACCAGGGCCCTGGCACCCCCGAG TCTAAGAAGGCCACCAGCTGTTTCCCACGCCCCCTGACTCCCCGGGACCGACATGAAGGGCGCAAACAGAGCACTACAGAGAAGAAAGCAGCTCCAGCTGTTGTTAAACAG GCCGACCGCCGCCAGTCAATGGCCTTCAGCATCCTCAACACGCCCAAGAAGCTCGGGAATAGCCTTCTGCGGAGGGGAACCTCAAAGAAAGCCCCATCCAAGGCCTCCCCGACCACCCGCAGTGGAACCCGCCGCTCTCCTCGCATCGCCACCACCACAGCCAgcgctgccactgctgctgccatgGCTGCCGCCACTGCCACCCCTCGGGCCAAGGGCAAG gCAAAGCACTAA